From a region of the Haematobia irritans isolate KBUSLIRL chromosome 4, ASM5000362v1, whole genome shotgun sequence genome:
- the LOC142233370 gene encoding seminase-like, whose translation MEELPKIFLRIILVIFIYRLTLTNATNTRIVGGHNTSIEKVKYIVSLRLKNGKFFCGGTLVTKQHVITAAHCMDGLDKNDFKVHAGVTSLRQRGVTRSIIKITKPKVFNMRNLTMDIAVLKLSKPMIGKNIKPIPLCSHVITSNSNLKVSGWGLINEYAYNPSQQLRTVYVKLVAKKYCRRNYSNIIKLSQTMMCASLPGRDACTGDSGGPLVHRGELCGVVSFGIGCGRSQYPGVYTKVRYVERFIKYALRN comes from the coding sequence ATGGAAGAAttaccaaaaatatttcttcgaATAATTTTAGTTATCTTTATATACCGATTGACATTGACAAATGCGACCAATACTCGCATAGTTGGTGGACACAACACATCAATTGAAAAAGTAAAATATATTGTTTCACTAcgtttaaaaaatggaaaatttttttgtggcgGCACATTGGTGACTAAGCAACATGTGATAACAGCTGCTCATTGTATGGATGGATTGGATAAAAATGATTTCAAAGTACATGCAGGTGTGACATCCTTAAGACAAAGAGGTGTTACGagatctattataaaaataactaAACCCAAGGTCTTCAACATGCGAAACTTAACGATGGACATAGCAGTCCTTAAATTATCTAAACCAATGATTGGTAAAAATATAAAGCCCATACCCTTATGTTCACATGTCATCACAAGCAATTCAAACTTAAAAGTATCTGGATGGGGTTTAATCAATGAATACGCCTATAACCCTTCGCAACAGTTGCGTACTGTTTATGTGAAATTGGTAGCGAAAAAATATTGCCGTAGAAATTATAGCAACATTATTAAGCTGTCACAAACCATGATGTGTGCATCATTGCCAGGGAGAGATGCTTGTACAGGTGATTCTGGTGGCCCCTTGGTTCACCGAGGCGAACTTTGTGGGGTTGTTTCTTTTGGAATAGGCTGTGGCCGCAGTCAATACCCTGGAGTTTACACAAAAGTAAGATACGTTGAGAGATTTATAAAATATGCATtgagaaattaa
- the LOC142232638 gene encoding seminase-like, with product MRSYLQLRTAIILLIVFHITILKPLGIQASPVNARIVGGSATTIDKAKYLVYLRLNGGFICGGSLVSSQYVVTAAHCVDGVSPSKLIVVGGATRLSETGVRRGVAKIIKPQNYNKPKPYHMDVAVLKLASEMKGKNIATIPLCKSSWKIGDYIDLYGWGQLSENNKMSVDQMRKVSVPLVLRSKCKQAYKNRETITSSMFCAGDLNGKDSCYGDSGGPAIFQNELCGVVSWGLRCASSVYPGVYTSIKAARDFIDRAMKL from the coding sequence ATGAGGAGTTATTTACAATTAAGAACTGCCATAATACTATTAATTGTATTCCATATAACCATACTGAAGCCCTTGGGGATCCAAGCGAGTCCAGTAAATGCCCGCATTGTTGGAGGTTCCGCCACAACAATTGACAAAGCAAAATATCTGGTTTATTTACGATTGAATGGTGGATTTATTTGTGGCGGTAGTTTAGTATCATCCCAATATGTTGTGACAGCAGCCCATTGTGTTGATGGCGTTAGCCCTTCAAAATTGATAGTGGTTGGTGGTGCCACACGTCTCTCAGAAACTGGAGTACGCCGTGGAGTTGCGAAAATTATCAAACCCCAAAACTATAACAAACCCAAGCCTTATCACATGGATGTGGCCGTACTGAAGTTGGCATCAGAAATGAAGGGTAAGAATATTGCCACTATTCCTTTGTGCAAATCAAGTTGGAAGATAGGAGATTACATCGACCTCTATGGATGGGGTCAATTAtcggaaaataataaaatgtcagTGGATCAGATGCGCAAAGTAAGCGTTCCATTGGTATTACGCAGTAAATGCAAACAAGCATACAAGAACCGTGAGACCATAACATCTTCTATGTTCTGTGCTGGTGATCTGAATGGCAAAGATTCTTGCTATGGCGATTCGGGAGGACCAGCTATATTTCAGAATGAATTGTGTGGAGTGGTATCTTGGGGACTTCGATGTGCCAGCTCAGTATACCCAGGTGTCTATACAAGTATTAAAGCCGCAAGAGACTTTATTGACCGAGCAATGAAACTTTGA